The genomic segment ATAGATTGTGTTGTAACGTGTAAAACATCTACAGGTTCTCcatattctttataaaataaagattttacaGAATCTGTTTTAACATTAGCAGTCATTTTACGGAACGacataaaatttgtaacaattgATCGTGATAACGGTGAAACTAAGCTTCTCATGTATATGACCATTTTAGTGTTCTATATGATACCTAATGATACTTAttcaaatgtttttttttttaaattattcttttaaataatgtcAATAACAATTGAGAGATTATGCAGTGGATTACTATAATCAGCTATAAACATATGTTTACCTAGATACGTTAATATAggattttaatttacatatataatatattattataagcGTTACATGtgttaaaacaaatttattcagattaattattaattaaataattaattattgtttatatttatcaatttattaacaaaatttccgTATATTGTTGTTttgttattgttttatatttgtataaatatattttaaaaataatatttggatTACTTAGATACAAAGAGCTTATGtagtttgaataattttcaacacttatttgacatatttttgttaaacgtTCCTGTTTTGTgattataaaatcatattaaaatattagtgGTTGTAGCAGAGGGTAAATTGTATCAGGGAGTTGTGCCTGGTTGTACTATCAGTAATACCAAGCGtgaattaagaaatttcatgGTAGATagggaatttttataatattaaaaatgaaaaacaaaaaggaggaaaagaataaaaaacatgataattttttaatcttaaaaGGTGGTTTCAATAGATAAGGAAAACAGTTGTAATTAGTACATTTTGACATGAGCTTAATAATCTCGAATTGTTACAATTTGTACAGTTACAATTTGACATTTCATTAGATGACATCATAAGTTTCTGGCTTTATTGCATGTAACAATAGTTTTATAATTGTTATGTACATAAAAGAACTAAGTggattaatataatttcaaggtaaatcgttaaataaaatttgatacttAGACTGTTCTCATTATATCTTAATAGTTTCTACATAGTCAAGTTTACTGTTGAaagttttaatgaaataaatgagtgacgaatctatatattttttattattaatcaattCCTACTAAAGtgaatgtaataattaaagtattatgaagattattattatatatgttcttttgcaaattattgatttaggaaattagaaaaatgatgGCTTCAGAAGTAGGTTCTACAAACAATGAACCTGTACATGTCAAGATCAGTAGTGAAAAAGCTCCTCTAATCCATGGAAGAAGTGTTCTATATAGATTAagcaatttctttaaatttggaCGAGTACAACAGGCAGAAGGAGATGGATATGTAGAATTTGGTAGTTTGAGTGCAGATAGTAGCCGGACTTTGGGAACATTTGCTGGTGTATTCAGTCCTGTTACATTATCGATGTTCAGTGCCTTAATTTTTATACGCATGGGTATGAATTTTACAGAAGTAATTCAAGATATTGTGTTGAGTCTGTATAATTTCAATGATGAAACTAAATATACATCATCATGCAAATAAACTTTACATTGTAGGATATATCGTAGGCAATGCTGGATTACTTGTCACTTTGATACAATTCATAATTGCATAtggaattttgttatttactgTAGCATCTGTATGCGCAATTTCAACAAATGGAGCAGTTGAAGGCGGTGGTGCTTATTGTATCCTTAtttgaattttgttattttcaacaatttataatCTGTTACACATAAAATCcatttgttatttaaagaTAAGATATCAGTTACTACCttatgtttttaatatatatgtatattgaatATGTtagataattacatatatttaattgttgtttttaatatcaaattattgatatgttagaattattatatatcaaaatatatttaaatataaaaaaattataatatataacatttttatcatacatatattttcttttggaAGCAAGTTTACAgtgaaaattataagatattctagaactttaaatatattttatacaagttTTTCCTACTAATTATTGTACAGTTATGATTAGTCGTACACTTGGACCAGAATTTGGTGGTTCTATTGgtacattattttttatggCTAATATTGTCTCGAGTGCTCTTTGTATTTCTGGATGTGCAGAAGGTTTAATAGAAAGTTTTGGACCATCTGGTTATTTAGTTGGTAAAAGTGCACTGATACCAGATGGTGGATGGTGgagatttttatattgttctaTATTAAATACTGCCAATTTAGTAGTATGTCTAATAGGAGCTGCAATGTTTGCAAAAACTAGTGTTGCAATTTTGGCTGTTGTATGTGTCTGTCTAATAAGTGTTTTTATAAGTTTTTTGGCCAAAGGATATATGGAGGTAATGTTGTGAAGAGCACAAAAATGATCAGAAACGTGATTTGTCTTTTATTATAGATACCAATTCCAAATGCAAATATGCTGGTTCAAAATGCAACAGAACATGTTAATGGCACTTATACAGGATTGCTGTCATCTACTCTTATAAGGAATCTTTACTCAAATTATAGTGCAGATTATTCAAGTAAAGGAACAATGACTGATTTTGCAAGTGTTTTTGGTGTATTATTCAGTGGCGTTACTGGTATAATGGCTGGTGCTAATATGAGTGGTACTTAGAAAGATTATTAATCaaaatagtttttatttttattcatgtttcaagttttaatatataataattatttatatataggtGAATTGAAAAATCCAGGGAGAAACATTCCACGTGGAACTTTGTCAGcagtattatttacatttatatgttatattctTCTATCTATTCTTACAGCTGCAAGTACAAgtcaatttttattgcaaaatgATTTTATGTATATGATGCCAATTAATATTTGGCCACCATTTGTGGCAGTTGGTATATTAACAGCAACATTTAGCGCTGGTTTAAGTAATTTGATAGGGTCAAGTAGAGTTTTGGAAGCTCTAGCAAAAGATAATGTATTTGGTGAGTGatcaaaatataaagtttttataaatttcttttatatttatttattttgtttacatTTTGCGTGTTTCATATTTATAGGTTCtggtttaaattttataatacaagGAACATGGAAAGGAAATCCAATTGCTGCAGTTTTAACTTCATGGACTTTAGttcaaataatattgctaATAGGTTCTTTGAATATCATTGCTCAGCTTAATTCAGTGTTGTTCTTGTTAAGCTATTTGGCTACTAATTTAGCCTGTCTTGGTCTTGAACTTGCAAGTGCTCCAAATTTTAggtatcttttattttgaatttaccTAATTTTGAATACTTTTAGGTATACAAAGTAATTATAATACTTGTATATCTTTTACAGACcaacgtttaattattttacatggCATACGGCTACAATCGGTCTTCTCGGTACATTAATAATGATGTTTGTTATAAATAGTATTTATGCTTCCAGCAGTATAATACTTTGCCTAATTTTGATCATTGTGTTGCATTTATTTTCGCCAAGTAAAAATGCTCCTTGGGGAAGCATATCTCAAGCACTGATATTTCATCAAGTTCGAAAGTATTTATTAATGTTAGATTCACGTAAAGATCATGTAAAATTTTGGCGACCACAAATGCTGCTAATGGTAGCATCTCCACGATCAGCGTGTCCACTTATAGATTTTGTAAATGACTTGAAAAAAGGAGGACTGTATGTAATAGGACACATAAAAGTTGGAGAATTTTTAGGCCAGAATATTGATCCCACTATAGAAGAGTATCCACATTGGTTAAGTTTAGTTGATCATATGAAAGTAAAGGCATTTGTCGAACTAACAGTTACGAAAACTGTACGCGAGGGACTACATCACTTAATTAGGATATCGGGAATGGGAGCTATGAAACCAAATACAATTGTTCTTGGTTTTTATGACGAAGAAGCATCGATAGATTTCTTCAAGAATTCACAGTATGCGACTGATATATTTGAGAACGTTTCAACCTTACCAAACAGTACTGCGTTTCCTTTAAGACATACAAACGCAGAAAAAAATTTGGATCCAATACAATATGTAGGAATGTGTTCAGATGTGttaaagatgaaaaaaaatttgtgtttatgtcgaaattttcatacattaaataaattacaaataactaAGTAAGCAcatgattaatttttcattaatatatgattaatttatatcattatataattttttaatactgtTGTATTTTAGGAAttcttctttaaaatatatagatgTGTGGCCTGTGAATTTTTTCCAACCAACAGATCAAGATCCATTTGATACAACATCATTATTTATGTTGCAACTTGcatgtattattaatatgGTACCTGTATGGAAAAATCTACATCTCAGAGTATTTCATTGTGAAGTTTCAGATAATAATGCAAGTTTGAGCGCCTCAGATTCACATAATTCGATTAGCGAATTTCC from the Bombus fervidus isolate BK054 chromosome 12, iyBomFerv1, whole genome shotgun sequence genome contains:
- the LOC139993271 gene encoding solute carrier family 12 member 9, with protein sequence MMASEVGSTNNEPVHVKISSEKAPLIHGRSVLYRLSNFFKFGRVQQAEGDGYVEFGSLSADSSRTLGTFAGVFSPVTLSMFSALIFIRMGYIVGNAGLLVTLIQFIIAYGILLFTVASVCAISTNGAVEGGGAYFMISRTLGPEFGGSIGTLFFMANIVSSALCISGCAEGLIESFGPSGYLVGKSALIPDGGWWRFLYCSILNTANLVVCLIGAAMFAKTSVAILAVVCVCLISVFISFLAKGYMEIPIPNANMLVQNATEHVNGTYTGLLSSTLIRNLYSNYSADYSSKGTMTDFASVFGVLFSGVTGIMAGANMSGELKNPGRNIPRGTLSAVLFTFICYILLSILTAASTSQFLLQNDFMYMMPINIWPPFVAVGILTATFSAGLSNLIGSSRVLEALAKDNVFGSGLNFIIQGTWKGNPIAAVLTSWTLVQIILLIGSLNIIAQLNSVLFLLSYLATNLACLGLELASAPNFRPTFNYFTWHTATIGLLGTLIMMFVINSIYASSSIILCLILIIVLHLFSPSKNAPWGSISQALIFHQVRKYLLMLDSRKDHVKFWRPQMLLMVASPRSACPLIDFVNDLKKGGLYVIGHIKVGEFLGQNIDPTIEEYPHWLSLVDHMKVKAFVELTVTKTVREGLHHLIRISGMGAMKPNTIVLGFYDEEASIDFFKNSQYATDIFENVSTLPNSTAFPLRHTNAEKNLDPIQYVGMCSDVLKMKKNLCLCRNFHTLNKLQITKNSSLKYIDVWPVNFFQPTDQDPFDTTSLFMLQLACIINMVPVWKNLHLRVFHCEVSDNNASLSASDSHNSISEFPRVSNELRIRKLLNMLRISASIKQIPNWGAQISGLKGHSLIDSAVESQYESSTESNDILSNVSRAYILSVNQLIRQHSSQTATIFIYLPAPPISNTWDENTLYRQYLQLLTELTADLPPIVLVHGVSAVTSTTL